The Manis javanica isolate MJ-LG chromosome 14, MJ_LKY, whole genome shotgun sequence genomic interval ACCAAGTCAGGTTTGCATTAGGTGGTGTTGAAGTGTAGGTTGCATGGAGAATGGCAGGAAGGTTACAATAGTTTTAAATGTTATTCATGAAAATAACCCCGTGAAAAGGCAGCATTGATGTTACTCCTGTTTTTCAGGTGGGAAATTCAAGTTTAGGTTCCTTATAGAATACATGGCAGGGCTGGCATTAAACCCAGTTGTTTGTTCTGTCCATCCTACTGTAAAGTTGGCACTTATTAGCCATGTTAGTGTGAATGACAAGTTCAAGAGATGGTGCAATACTGGCTCACAGGTGAGGCGAGCGGAGCATGACTTACAACCTGCTTTTTTCATGTCTCCTCTCTGTATGCTGGGCTCCAGATCCAGCAATTCCTGCAGTTAGCCAAGCGGGggacagaggaaaaggagagacagagggctCTGGTCCGCCTTCGTCGGGGCTTACAGCACCCTGAGACGCAGCAGATCTTCATCTGGTCAGTGTGAGTGGTGTGAGTGGGGGGCTGGTGCTCTGAGGGATGGACAGGAGTGTGGAAGGGATGGGCCACAGGCTGAGCAGGACTCTGATGCCCACTCACGTAGGCTGGAGGGCAGCATGCAGACCCTGGTCGGACTCCTGACCAGCAGCCAGGCCCTGCTGCAGCTCGAGGCGGCTCGGTGCCTTCACGAGCTCTCTCACTCGGAACAGTCTGCGGTAGCTGAGGCCTGCCTGCCAGCCACGTCCTACCTTCTGACCTACCTCTCCAGTCACAGCTCAGACTTTATAGTAAGCCCTGTCTCCCTTCCTACCttgttctcagatttaaaaagtgTGCTTTTGGGTCCAGTTTGAGctggcagagggaagaaaaccTGTTTCCCCTGATGTGTCCGGCCACATAGATACTATCATCTCCCATTAGCCCCTTGTGCCCACAGCCTCAGGGACAAGGCTGTAGTGTCGTGTGCCCCACCCCTCACGCCCAGGCTTGAGGCGAGCCAAGCCCAGTGCCTTTGGTGTCTGTCCTGCTCTCAGGAACTCTGTCTGTATACACTGGGAAACCTGATCGTGGAAAGTGAAGCTGTGAGAAGGCAGCTGCTGCCACAGGGCATTGTTCCAGCCTTGGCTGCATGCATCCATGTAAGTATccatctcctttctccctccctgggcAACCTTCCCCTCACTTGTCTCCACATGCCCCACCTGCTTTGGTTAGGCAGTTTGTCTTTGTCCTGTGCTAAGGGGTTGAAAGTCTCAGAAAATCTTACGGCTCAGCTCCCAGCGTCAGATCCCCACCCTGTCTGCTTCTAGTCCCCACATCTGACTGTGCTGGAAGCCCTTGGATATGCCTTGTCCCAGCTTCTGCAGGCTAAGGAAGCTCCTGACATGATCATCCCGTAAGTAAAATTGTGTCTCCAGATGCGCAGGCAGGTGTGACCTACTTGGTAGTATAGCCCCTGGATGCCTTATCAAGTCTTGTTTCCAAAGCTGTTGTACATTTTAACTCCATGTGTCATGTGTCTGGCTGGGAAGAATTTTGCATTTGGACACTTTCCTACCTGCTGTTAGGGTTTGGAGAGTGACTGGCCTCTTGCCTTCTGTGGTTCCTGCTCATAGCACTTCTTTTGCTGGCAGCTCTGTCCTGGGCTCCCCTCTCCCCCAGCACATGCTGCGACTGTTGCAACCTGGTCCAAAGCTGACCCTTGGGGTTGCTGTGGAGTTTGCCTGGTGCCTTCACTACATCATCTGCAGGTAACAGGCCAATTGGGAAAGTGCCACAGACCTCCCCTGGGGCTCCCTTTCATGACACTTAAGTTCTTGAACTTTGGTTTCTGGAATCGgggtgttttcttccttctgtggtCAGGCCCTAGACTGTTTGCCAACTTAAAGGTGGGGTTGACTGAGTAGTGACTGCTTGCTTCCTATTGCCCAGCCAGGTCAATAACACCCTGCTCATCACCCATGGGGCTTTGTCCACTCTGGGGCTACTGCTGTTGGACGTTGCTGGGGCTGTCCAGAGAACCGAGGATGCAGGACTGGAGCTGGTAGGTGAAAAGGACTGGTCAAGATCTGGGCGGCCTTTCTTCCTACTCTGCTCCTCCTCCAGTCTGAAGATGTTCTCTTCCTCCTTACATCTGACCCTCCAACTGGTCTTTGCAGGTTGCATGCCCTGTGCTTCGGTGTCTAAGCAACTTGCTAACGGAGGCAGCGGCAGAGGCTGTGGAAGAGCAAATGCAGCTCGGAGATGAGCGTGTCATGGCAGCCTTATTTATCCTTCTGCAGTTTTTCCTGCAGAAACAGCCCAGCCTGCTTCCGGAGGGCCTCTGGCTCCTTAACAACCTCACTGGTACACACCATAATCTGTCCGAGCCTGGCCCTTAGATCCTGGGAGTTCTTCCTCATGGCCTGGGCTGAGACAGGGTAGGAATGGGGGGGGATGCAGTTTAGGCCTCAGCCTGAGGGACCTCATCCTGACGTTTTCCCTTTCAGCAAACAGTCCCGGTTTCTGTACCTCCTTGCTCTCCCTGGATCTGATTGAGCCCCTCTTGCAGTTGTTGCCAGTATCTAATGTGGTCAGCGCGTTGGTAGGTATTGGGGTCACTTGAGTTGGAGAAACAATGGGAGCAGGCTTCAGCCCTCTGAAGGGCCCCGAGCTGAGAGTGGGCAGGTGCTGCGCGATGGATGGCTTCAGGGCCAGACCACTCTAGGTCTGAGTCCCTAAACTGTGGTTTTACTAGTTACTTAACTAAGGGCAAATCCAACTAACCCCCTtgttttagtttcctcatttattattAGCAATAGTAATCCTGAGGTTACTGTGGGGATTACAGAACATGCATATGAAGTGCCTCGCACACTGCCTGGGCATGTGATCAATGCTCCATATCTTAGCTATCATTACGATCTTTAGCTCTCATCAGTTGTGGAGACTGTGTATACCTATCTGCCCACAGGTGCTCACAGTTCTGTGCAACGTTGCAGAGAAGGGTCCTGCTTACTGCCAGCATCTGTGGCCAGGGCCCCTGCTCCCCTCTTTGCTGGGCATGCTGGCCTTGTCCGACACTGAAGTTGTAGGCCAGAGTTTGGAACTGTTGCAACTGCTGTTCCTCTATCGGCCAGAGGTAGGTTTCCGGCCCTGTTCCCCAATCCTCACTCTGAAGCCTCTGGCCTCACCATGGCCCCCTTTCCTTCTGGTCCTAACTATAGTTGCTTTTCTGGGCCTGGGTAACCTATGTGAGCTTTAGGTTAGAACTTCCATCCTCTTCTTGGGAATGCATTCTCTCGCAAGAACAGGTGGGCTAACCCATAGAGCTGTGGGAATCAAGTATTAGGGCATAGGGACCCAGATATTAAATCCATTCCTTCCCTGCCCTCAGGCTGCCCGGGCCTTCCTGCAGGAATCAGGGCTGCAGGCCCTGGGAAGGCATGAGGCAGCGGCACAGCTACAGGATCGTGTGCATGCTCTCCAGCAGACAGCTCTTCATGGGTGACGTGGCTTCTCAGTGTCACTCACACCACTCtgcacccctgccccctccccccaagTGGGGGCTTCCTTGCTCACAGAGCCCCTTTTGGGGGTTTAGAACCATAATGTCGTCTCATGCTCTCTGCTCCCACACCTAAGCCTAAGCCAAAACCTTTGGACCCCAGCTCCTCTTCTTTCACCCAGTGTGGTCCAGGCAGGAGGACCAGAGGGAACTTGATATTGTCGCATTCATATGGGGCCCTGGAATCCCCTTTTTTTGCTCCAGCAGCTGGTGGCTTTTGATGGGacagaataaagttttatttatttttacattaaattgCTTTGACTCAGTAGTTGCACAATAAAGGGTAAAAGATGGAATGAGGAAAAGAACATCCTTGAGATGGCATTTTTCAGCACAAGCTTTATAAGGAACAGAAGAATATGTTCTCCCACATCGTACTCAGTTCACTAGAGCCCAGGCTGTGGGTCTGTTGCTCTTAGTCCTCAGTGGAGGCTTCAGGCTTTGCCACTTATCACATTCTCCAGGGCTCTGGTTACCTGATCAACACTGAAGTTGTTCAAGGAGACATTCTTCTCTTGGCCAAATGCTGAGGAGAGAGGATGGTGAGTAAGTATCCACCCTGCACTGTTGGAAATACCAAAATATAAgaaaaggtttttgttttcaaCTTAAAGTCTTGTTAGGGTAGTTAAGAGACATGAATGATCAAGGTGTATTTGGTATGCCTGGAATTTATCCAATGGGTCTGAAACACCTCCAGGAAGCTCTGTTTCAACTACAATTTTAGCTGATTTTGGGTGGCCACAATAGGACAGTGTTTCAAGGAAATTTTAAGGAGTATGGCAGGTATTATTAACCACTGTAGCAATGCATTGTATGGCCCTAGAGTTGACTGGGTGCCCATTCTATGGCTTCCATAATCTGGTATAATACAATAAAGTTATTAGTGTCTACCTCTATTTCTCTACTACATTGGTTTTTGAAAGAACTCCCCAAAATTTTTAGTGCATGGCATACTACAGTTGTCCACTACTAGAACCCATCTGCCTTAGTGTGACCTCCCCCTTTCCCAAGACTTCCGTTAGTTAAGTCATGCCTACAATACCATTATTCAGTAAGTATAAATATTTAGTGTGTGCCTAATATGTTAGGCAACATAATAGTAATTTTCAGATTGTGGTAAACTTAAACAGATATAAAAGGGGGCCAGGGGCAATGTTACATAACCAGTCTGGGAATGCCtttctgagaaggtgacatttaagtTCAGAACTAACTCCTGAATTGTAACAAGGAACCAACCATAGAAGTCTGGCAGAAATGCattctagaaaaggaaaacaaatgtaacGGTTCAACCCTATCGTATCCTAGTTATATAACCTTAGTTATGTTCCATAAAATGGATCCAGCTTTCTAATctctacaaagagaaaaaaaactgctccCGCATATAattaatgaagattaaataagatttaGGCAGGAAAGCAATCAGCACAGAGCCTTGCATTAAGGGTCTGACAGTCATTACTTCAGGTTATTACTGAGATTCTCACACTATCTGAAACGGCACTGCCCCCACGTAATTTGCAAGGACCTACCTTGACGGGACTGACCAGCATGTCTTGTCCCGCTACCTGAAGCCTGCTCTGAATGACATAACGGCAATTCCTGGTCACGACACAGGATAGGGCCCGCCCCCACATGCTAGTCGGGGCACAAAGCATCCTGTAAGCTTatgaatgtaaattttaaaaatctgttacaGGTCGACAGCAAAGCAGAAATCCAAGTTCGTGGGGGTgggtgcgtgcgtgtgtgtgtgtgtgtgtccgtgggCGGCCCTTTCTCTTGCCGAACACTTGTTTCCCCACAGGGGTCCCAGACCCCAAGCGTCCCGCGCTCACCGTAGCGTGCCCAGAGCCTGGGCTGCACATCTGAGCATTCGCGGATGAGGATGGGCAGGTCGGGGTTCGCCTTCTTCAGCTCCACATAGCGTTTCTCGATGAAGTCCCTGCGGGGCCGGAGAGAGCACCTCGCGTACTGGATGGCCGCGGGCTTCCCCAAACATCCAGGATGACAAGGTCATGACCCCAGCACCCCAACGCCCTCCAGCCTCACCACATCACGCCTCACCTGACACCTTGGCTGCCCGGCGAGCGCTGGCATAAGTGGACGCGAATCTCACGCAGGCCCAGCTTGGCCCGAATCCCTCGATTTACAGCTGCAGCCGCCGCCATGTCACCTAAGGCTCAACGCCCCGCCTTAGGGCTTCCGGTTAAATTATCCAGTTGGACCCTCCCCCGCGGACTCTCCGTCTCGCGATAGGTCGGCTGACGTTGGAGGGTAAACTTTAGCCAATGCCATAAAAGCATCGTGCAGGGCACCAATCAGATCGTCCTCCAGTTCACCGCGATCTGGCGGTTGCGGAAAGGCTGGGGAACGCAAGGCATCGTGGgttggttgttgaggtgcattGTGGGCCAAAACCTGTCGCTTCTGTGTTGTTGCCGGACCGTTAGTGTTGCTGGCGTTTAAACCCCACCGTCAAAATGCCGGAACGAGATAGTAAGGCTTGTGTTATCAGTCCTTTCTTCCTCGCGGGACTCGGGACGTTGGCGCATTATTTTGGCCTGAGAGCTTAAGTCGGGTGTGTGCGTGAGGTTTGAGAGAGTGGGACGCTTGGAGCCTGGCGAGGCCTCTGGGGCCCGAGGGAGGCCGTTCAGCCCCAAACTCCGTATTTAAGCCTTGTCCGTGCCCCAAGGGACGACGAGTGCTTTATCTGTAGACTCTCCCCCCTCCCCATCACTTAATCTTGAGTATCTTAGATATCATCTGTAGGAATTCTTTGCTGATCTTCCCGCGCTGGTTTAGGGGCCGTTTTCAGCTTTCCACAGCTTCTTGTTATTTTCCCCAGCACTTAGAACATTTTTTTCGTAACtgtctctgttcttgtctttcttcCTCACTAGATTGTGAGCAGTTTGACAGGAAAACATCTGCATTGTTCACTACTAAATCCCCGGTTTTTGCTCAAGAACCGACATAAAAGAGATTGActaaattaatattaattctttttcttaGGCGAGCCTTTCTCCAACCCTTTGGCTCCCGATGGACACGATGTGGACGATCCCCACTCCTTCCACCAGTGAGTGTTTTGATGTAGGACTATGGGCATGAGCCGGGCAGTGAGTAGAGTGGTGGTAGTGAAGGTGGAAGAATTCTTAATGTCTTGTAAGTAAGGATGGCCAGAAATTGTACCCCTTGTCCCTTTATCTCTGTGAACTTTAACTAGATCAGGCCAACTGCTTATAAGAGTATTAGAGGGGAAATTCTGGCAAGTAGGGTGCTTGTTTTTAAAGTTGTTGTTTAATTACACATTATTACAGGAATTCATTAAAAGTAAGGGTGAAGTTCTCTTTGATAACATTCCCAACTCCAGTCCTTTTCTTAGAGGTAACCTTTTTTATATGTatctttttactctttttaaacGCATTTGTATACATACGTGCATATTTGAGGAAAATACATTATTGCTTTGCTAGTTGACGTACTGAAACTAAATGGTGTTATATCACATATATCTAATTTtgacagtttcttttttctctcacttaaTGTCTTGGAGAATATTGTCATGGCAGTGACAAGGACTCCCTTTGACCTCACTTTAGTTGGTTTTCCCAAGGTCTGATTTTGACTGGGCCAATTTCTGAAAAATCTCTTCAGCCAGTCAAGGAGATCCAGTCAAGCTCCTTCTCCCCTAACCCTTGAAATCTAATCAGGTTTCTTTTCCACCTCACCCTTGATACCTCACCAAGTTCCTCTTTGTCATTTTCTGTAAGTCCCCATTGTCCCTGTTGAATTCAGAGTTGAGTTTCAGTCCCTTTCTCCTATTGCAAATAGTCTTGACTCCTATTACAGTAGTCTTGAATAAAGTTTTCAAGACTGGGGAGACTTAGGATTCTTTCCTAAAGCTGGGCTCAGCAGGCCAAGAAGAGGCATATCAGAAGGGGTTTTGTTTTAGGGTGGCCTGATTAAAGTTTGTTGAAGGAGTTAAGAGTCCTTATCACTGTTCCAGTTCAGATTTTTTTCGTGTAGTATGATTGATACCTGTCTCACATTTGGGAAGCACTGTCAAAGTTTAGTTAGTCTCAAGTTAGtggacatttaaattgtttttaataggCCAGCAATTGGCCAGACTAAATATAGATAAATGGAGTTGCGGGTTATAGGATATGCACACTTAGATTTTAATAGATActgccaaattgctctccaaatGGGCTATCCTGATTTATGTCCCATCAGCAATATATGAGAGTATCTACTTGTCAAATTCTCACTTATACTTGATTTACCAAGCTTTTTAATAATTAACAGTCTGATGGGTTAAAAGTgtcatctttgttttaatttgtatttccctcattTCCAGTAAAATTAACCATGTTTTTTTTACATAATCCTTTTTCAATTCTTGTTGGGTACTAATTTTTTAAGTCTTTGCCTTATAGATCGAAACTCACCAATGAAGACTTCAGGAAACTCCTCATGACCCCAAGGGCTGCACCCACCTCTGCACCGCCCTCTAAGTCACG includes:
- the TMCO6 gene encoding transmembrane and coiled-coil domain-containing protein 6 isoform X10; its protein translation is MLRLLQPGPKLTLGVAVEFAWCLHYIICSQVNNTLLITHGALSTLGLLLLDVAGAVQRTEDAGLELVACPVLRCLSNLLTEAAAEAVEEQMQLGDERVMAALFILLQFFLQKQPSLLPEGLWLLNNLTANSPGFCTSLLSLDLIEPLLQLLPVSNVVSALVLTVLCNVAEKGPAYCQHLWPGPLLPSLLGMLALSDTEVVGQSLELLQLLFLYRPEAARAFLQESGLQALGRHEAAAQLQDRVHALQQTALHG
- the TMCO6 gene encoding transmembrane and coiled-coil domain-containing protein 6 isoform X7; protein product: MVEFSHPLFSRNSFTSVPISNKEASPAHTVPVCPVGHALILSAILRPGQVTGHPWVPTSLRIARREQQLVSKRLLRDVAPEEAEEGYVIGILGEAEIQQFLQLAKRGTEEKERQRALVRLRRGLQHPETQQIFIWSVLEGSMQTLVGLLTSSQALLQLEAARCLHELSHSEQSAVAEACLPATSYLLTYLSSHSSDFIELCLYTLGNLIVESEAVRRQLLPQGIVPALAACIHLCPGLPSPPAHAATVATWSKADPWGCCGVCLVPSLHHLQVNNTLLITHGALSTLGLLLLDVAGAVQRTEDAGLELVACPVLRCLSNLLTEAAAEAVEEQMQLGDERVMAALFILLQFFLQKQPSLLPEGLWLLNNLTANSPGFCTSLLSLDLIEPLLQLLPVSNVVSALVLTVLCNVAEKGPAYCQHLWPGPLLPSLLGMLALSDTEVVGQSLELLQLLFLYRPEAARAFLQESGLQALGRHEAAAQLQDRVHALQQTALHG
- the TMCO6 gene encoding transmembrane and coiled-coil domain-containing protein 6 isoform X9 codes for the protein MQTLVGLLTSSQALLQLEAARCLHELSHSEQSAVAEACLPATSYLLTYLSSHSSDFIELCLYTLGNLIVESEAVRRQLLPQGIVPALAACIHSPHLTVLEALGYALSQLLQAKEAPDMIIPTSFAGSSVLGSPLPQHMLRLLQPGPKLTLGVAVEFAWCLHYIICSQVNNTLLITHGALSTLGLLLLDVAGAVQRTEDAGLELVACPVLRCLSNLLTEAAAEAVEEQMQLGDERVMAALFILLQFFLQKQPSLLPEGLWLLNNLTANSPGFCTSLLSLDLIEPLLQLLPVSNVVSALVLTVLCNVAEKGPAYCQHLWPGPLLPSLLGMLALSDTEVVGQSLELLQLLFLYRPEAARAFLQESGLQALGRHEAAAQLQDRVHALQQTALHG
- the TMCO6 gene encoding transmembrane and coiled-coil domain-containing protein 6 isoform X8; translated protein: MWSRLQGRLRPVGCGVEELRRRRREREAALRIARREQQLVSKRLLRDVAPEEAEEGYVIGILGEAEIQQFLQLAKRGTEEKERQRALVRLRRGLQHPETQQIFIWLEGSMQTLVGLLTSSQALLQLEAARCLHELSHSEQSAVAEACLPATSYLLTYLSSHSSDFIELCLYTLGNLIVESEAVRRQLLPQGIVPALAACIHSPHLTVLEALGYALSQLLQAKEAPDMIIPSVLGSPLPQHMLRLLQPGPKLTLGVAVEFAWCLHYIICSQVNNTLLITHGALSTLGLLLLDVAGAVQRTEDAGLELVACPVLRCLSNLLTEAAAEAVEEQMQLGDERVMAALFILLQFFLQKQPSLLPEGLWLLNNLTANSPGFCTSLLSLDLIEPLLQLLPVSNVVSALVLTVLCNVAEKGPAYCQHLWPGPLLPSLLGMLALSDTEVVGQSLELLQLLFLYRPEAARAFLQESGLQALGRHEAAAQLQDRVHALQQTALHG
- the TMCO6 gene encoding transmembrane and coiled-coil domain-containing protein 6 isoform X4, which gives rise to MWSRLQGRLRPVGCGVEELRRRRREREAALRIARREQQLVSKRLLRDVAPEEAEEGYVIGILGEAEIQQFLQLAKRGTEEKERQRALVRLRRGLQHPETQQIFIWSVLEGSMQTLVGLLTSSQALLQLEAARCLHELSHSEQSAVAEACLPATSYLLTYLSSHSSDFIELCLYTLGNLIVESEAVRRQLLPQGIVPALAACIHSPHLTVLEALGYALSQLLQAKEAPDMIIPTSFAGSSVLGSPLPQHMLRLLQPGPKLTLGVAVEFAWCLHYIICSQVNNTLLITHGALSTLGLLLLDVAGAVQRTEDAGLELVACPVLRCLSNLLTEAAAEAVEEQMQLGDERVMAALFILLQFFLQKQPSLLPEGLWLLNNLTANSPGFCTSLLSLDLIEPLLQLLPVSNVVSALVLTVLCNVAEKGPAYCQHLWPGPLLPSLLGMLALSDTEVVGQSLELLQLLFLYRPEAARAFLQESGLQALGRHEAAAQLQDRVHALQQTALHG
- the TMCO6 gene encoding transmembrane and coiled-coil domain-containing protein 6 isoform X5; translation: MVEFSHPLFSRNSFTSVPISNKEASPAHTVPVCPVGHALILSAILRPGQVTGHPWVPTSLRIARREQQLVSKRLLRDVAPEEAEEGYVIGILGEAEIQQFLQLAKRGTEEKERQRALVRLRRGLQHPETQQIFIWSVLEGSMQTLVGLLTSSQALLQLEAARCLHELSHSEQSAVAEACLPATSYLLTYLSSHSSDFIELCLYTLGNLIVESEAVRRQLLPQGIVPALAACIHHFFCWQLCPGLPSPPAHAATVATWSKADPWGCCGVCLVPSLHHLQVNNTLLITHGALSTLGLLLLDVAGAVQRTEDAGLELVACPVLRCLSNLLTEAAAEAVEEQMQLGDERVMAALFILLQFFLQKQPSLLPEGLWLLNNLTANSPGFCTSLLSLDLIEPLLQLLPVSNVVSALVLTVLCNVAEKGPAYCQHLWPGPLLPSLLGMLALSDTEVVGQSLELLQLLFLYRPEAARAFLQESGLQALGRHEAAAQLQDRVHALQQTALHG
- the TMCO6 gene encoding transmembrane and coiled-coil domain-containing protein 6 isoform X2, coding for MVEFSHPLFSRNSFTSVPISNKEASPAHTVPVCPVGHALILSAILRPGQVTGHPWVPTSLRIARREQQLVSKRLLRDVAPEEAEEGYVIGILGEAEIQQFLQLAKRGTEEKERQRALVRLRRGLQHPETQQIFIWLEGSMQTLVGLLTSSQALLQLEAARCLHELSHSEQSAVAEACLPATSYLLTYLSSHSSDFIELCLYTLGNLIVESEAVRRQLLPQGIVPALAACIHSPHLTVLEALGYALSQLLQAKEAPDMIIPTSFAGSSVLGSPLPQHMLRLLQPGPKLTLGVAVEFAWCLHYIICSQVNNTLLITHGALSTLGLLLLDVAGAVQRTEDAGLELVACPVLRCLSNLLTEAAAEAVEEQMQLGDERVMAALFILLQFFLQKQPSLLPEGLWLLNNLTANSPGFCTSLLSLDLIEPLLQLLPVSNVVSALVLTVLCNVAEKGPAYCQHLWPGPLLPSLLGMLALSDTEVVGQSLELLQLLFLYRPEAARAFLQESGLQALGRHEAAAQLQDRVHALQQTALHG
- the TMCO6 gene encoding transmembrane and coiled-coil domain-containing protein 6 isoform X1, encoding MVEFSHPLFSRNSFTSVPISNKEASPAHTVPVCPVGHALILSAILRPGQVTGHPWVPTSLRIARREQQLVSKRLLRDVAPEEAEEGYVIGILGEAEIQQFLQLAKRGTEEKERQRALVRLRRGLQHPETQQIFIWSVLEGSMQTLVGLLTSSQALLQLEAARCLHELSHSEQSAVAEACLPATSYLLTYLSSHSSDFIELCLYTLGNLIVESEAVRRQLLPQGIVPALAACIHSPHLTVLEALGYALSQLLQAKEAPDMIIPTSFAGSSVLGSPLPQHMLRLLQPGPKLTLGVAVEFAWCLHYIICSQVNNTLLITHGALSTLGLLLLDVAGAVQRTEDAGLELVACPVLRCLSNLLTEAAAEAVEEQMQLGDERVMAALFILLQFFLQKQPSLLPEGLWLLNNLTANSPGFCTSLLSLDLIEPLLQLLPVSNVVSALVLTVLCNVAEKGPAYCQHLWPGPLLPSLLGMLALSDTEVVGQSLELLQLLFLYRPEAARAFLQESGLQALGRHEAAAQLQDRVHALQQTALHG
- the TMCO6 gene encoding transmembrane and coiled-coil domain-containing protein 6 isoform X3, with the translated sequence MVEFSHPLFSRNSFTSVPISNKEASPAHTVPVCPVGHALILSAILRPGQVTGHPWVPTSLRIARREQQLVSKRLLRDVAPEEAEEGYVIGILGEAEIQQFLQLAKRGTEEKERQRALVRLRRGLQHPETQQIFIWSVLEGSMQTLVGLLTSSQALLQLEAARCLHELSHSEQSAVAEACLPATSYLLTYLSSHSSDFIELCLYTLGNLIVESEAVRRQLLPQGIVPALAACIHSPHLTVLEALGYALSQLLQAKEAPDMIIPSVLGSPLPQHMLRLLQPGPKLTLGVAVEFAWCLHYIICSQVNNTLLITHGALSTLGLLLLDVAGAVQRTEDAGLELVACPVLRCLSNLLTEAAAEAVEEQMQLGDERVMAALFILLQFFLQKQPSLLPEGLWLLNNLTANSPGFCTSLLSLDLIEPLLQLLPVSNVVSALVLTVLCNVAEKGPAYCQHLWPGPLLPSLLGMLALSDTEVVGQSLELLQLLFLYRPEAARAFLQESGLQALGRHEAAAQLQDRVHALQQTALHG
- the NDUFA2 gene encoding LOW QUALITY PROTEIN: NADH dehydrogenase [ubiquinone] 1 alpha subcomplex subunit 2 (The sequence of the model RefSeq protein was modified relative to this genomic sequence to represent the inferred CDS: deleted 1 base in 1 codon), producing MAAAAAVNRGIRAKLGLREIRVHLCQRSPGSQGVRDFIEKRYVELKKANPDLPILIRECSDVQPRLWARYAFGQEKNVSLNNFSVDQVTRALENVISGKPEASTED
- the TMCO6 gene encoding transmembrane and coiled-coil domain-containing protein 6 isoform X6, which produces MWSRLQGRLRPVGCGVEELRRRRREREAALRIARREQQLVSKRLLRDVAPEEAEEGYVIGILGEAEIQQFLQLAKRGTEEKERQRALVRLRRGLQHPETQQIFIWLEGSMQTLVGLLTSSQALLQLEAARCLHELSHSEQSAVAEACLPATSYLLTYLSSHSSDFIELCLYTLGNLIVESEAVRRQLLPQGIVPALAACIHSPHLTVLEALGYALSQLLQAKEAPDMIIPTSFAGSSVLGSPLPQHMLRLLQPGPKLTLGVAVEFAWCLHYIICSQVNNTLLITHGALSTLGLLLLDVAGAVQRTEDAGLELVACPVLRCLSNLLTEAAAEAVEEQMQLGDERVMAALFILLQFFLQKQPSLLPEGLWLLNNLTANSPGFCTSLLSLDLIEPLLQLLPVSNVVSALVLTVLCNVAEKGPAYCQHLWPGPLLPSLLGMLALSDTEVVGQSLELLQLLFLYRPEAARAFLQESGLQALGRHEAAAQLQDRVHALQQTALHG